In the Prionailurus viverrinus isolate Anna chromosome A3, UM_Priviv_1.0, whole genome shotgun sequence genome, CAGTGCAGCCCGCCGGTCTCCTCTGACCCGTGgcctgcccctccgcccctccgcccccagATGGCCACTTCTACCAGAAATGGGCTCCGCTGCACGACCCTCGGGACACCCGCGCTGGGACCAAAGGCTTCGTCAAAGTCACTTTGTCCGTGCGGGCGCGCGGGGATCTGCCTCCTCCGCTACCAGCCCCGGGGCCAGGTCACAGTTCGGACATCGAGAAGTgagctggggtgagggtgggggtaaGAATAAGACCGGGCGTGGCCTCCGGGACGCCGTAGCGGGGGTGGTGAAGCCCGACACCGCGGCGTTCCGCGGCCTCAGCGCCCCACTCCCTTAGGAACCTGCTCCTGCCACGCGGGGTGCCGGCCGCGAGGCCGTGGGCGCGGCTGCGCGTGCGCGTGTACCGGGCCGAGGGGCTGCCCGCGCTGCGCCCGGGGCTGCTAGGCAGTCTGGCCCGCGCCCTGCAGGACCAGCGCGTCCTCATGGACCCCTACGTGCGCGTGTCTTTCCTGGGGCAGCAGGTAAGTCCCTCCCGTCCCCACTCGGCCGAGGCGCGGGCCCCGGTGCCGTGCTGACCCCACTCCGCCGCGGCCCCCAGGGCGAGACGTCTGTGCGCGGCGAGGCGGCGGCGCCCGAGTGGAACGAGCAGCTGAGCTTCGTGGAGCTCTTCCCGCCGCTGACGCGCGGCCTCCGTCTGCAGCTGCGGGACGACGCACCCTTGGTCGATATGGCCGTCGCCACGCACGTGCTAGACCTGAGGCAGATCTCACACCCGGGCCGCGCGGGTGAGCGCCTGCGGCCAGCGCTTGCTGCCTCCGCCTGGTCCTGCCCGTCCTGGGTCCCTCCCCTGGCCGCAAACTCCAGCCCTGCTATCCCGCTCCGCCGCTCCACCCAGCACCAAGCCGTCCCCGCCCTTCGGGGCCTCACCTGTCGTCCCCAGACTACAAACCCCACTCTCGGTTTGCCTCTGTTGACAAAATTCTACGGACAGCCGCATATCCAGTAGCCGCGCCAGCTGTGCTCTCCCTGAAGATTTGCACGCAGAGAAAATAAACCCACTCACATCTTGCGTTCACCCCGCCCCTCACGGGATCACCTATAGCTCCGCCCCAATCGTGACTCCACCCCCAGAACTCGGGCTTCGGCAGTAGAGCTACGGGTTGTTTGTCCCAAGGGCCTTTGGCAGCTGGGGTAGATTAGATGTGCTCTCGGGTTTTGGTCCGTAGCTGTCGGTCCGCAGCTGTTCTCAGACTTCCCTCTCAGAGCTGCCAAAGCCCAATCCGACTCCCTGCCCCCTTGGACTTGCAGGAGATAAGAGTATGCTGCATAGACTGACCTAGTACCCATCTGCCCCGTGCTTCCCTCCAAAACGCTGTTCTTGTCCCCCACAGCGGGGTTTAACCCCACTTTCGGCCCGGCATGGGTGCCTCTCTATGGCTCTCCCCCCAGTGGGGGACTCCGGGATGGTCTTCAAAGTCTCAATGAAGGACTTGGCCAAGGCATTTGGTTCCGCGGCCGCCTGCTGGTTGCTGTGTCCATGGAAGTATCGGAAGGGAGAGCTGAACCTGAGCCTCCCCAGGCCCCACAGGGGCCCAGATTGTCCAGGctcatgagaaagaagaagaaagccagGGGGGGCCAGACCCCAACCGGGATCCCACAGCACCTGGATGCCAGTCCCAGTGGTGATGGTCCTGAGATTCCTGGTGccatggaggtggaggtggaggactTGCTGCCTCTGCCAGAGGTGGGAGCTGGGGTTTTAGCAAAGGGAGGGGGTCACTCTCAGCTCTGGAGTAACTGGCTCTCTGGCGTTAAACACAGGGGTGGAGTCTGAATTTCTGGGCCTGGATAAAGAATgcagtgtgtgtatacatgtgctcttgtgtatatacatatggggggggggggggctgagcaCTGAGAGGTAGGATACTTGTAGTGGTATTTCTAGGTCTTGGTTGCAGTCTTTCTATCAGCATTGTGGCCAAGCAAAGTTTGGATTGCaacctgggtgggtgggggctgacTGCCGTCTGACCCTCCTTCCTCAGAATGCCCTGGCGCCCTTGCAAGATTTCCTGCTCTTCGGTGTGCTTTTTGAGGCCACGATGATTGACCCTGCCTTGGCCTCCCAGCCCATCAGCTTTGAGATCTCTATCGGTGTGTGGCCTAGCTGAACCCCTGAGGGTCATGGGTTTAAGGGTGGGGATTCTTGTTCCAGACTTAGGCCCCTGGAAGGGAAATTGACCTTCAGTAAGGGGTGGGCTCTGGCTTTTATTGAGGCAGAGTTAGTTTGAAGGAGGGGTCAGACCCTAAGCTGGGTTCCCCCTGACCCTTGCTGCTCTGGGCAGGTCGTGCAGGCCGCCTGGAGGAGCAATTGGGCCcaagggccagggctggggagggagcggAGGGCAAGGCTGAGGAGGCACAGCCTCTGCTGGAGACGGAAATGGGAGCCGGGCTAGTGTTGGAGGAGGAGCTAGGGACCCCTGCTCAGCGGCCTGAGCCCATGGATGGCAATGGGTGAGTACTCCTGGTGTCTGGAAGGAGGGTGTTGGGAGATCCTCAGTGGCCCAGGACTGCCCCTCGCAGCCTCTGCtcttctaccccccaccccccacccctctggtaCAGGCCGTATTTCTGCTTGCCCCTGCGTCACCGAAAgccatgtgtgcacgtgtggagCCGCTGGGAAGATCACACGTGGCGCCTGCAGAGCACTAACTGTGTGCGGAAAGTGGCCGAGAGGCTGGTGAGAGCGAGGCGGGTGCCCATAGGGAGAGGCTGGGATGTCGGGAAGACTGTGGCCTTTGAAAGGAGCTCTGGAGCGAGGCTAATAGGTAGAGCACCTGGGAGCCAGCATGCCCTAGGTGCAGGGCTAAAGAGCCAAAGAGCTCCAGTGGAACAGAGGAGACCAGAAATTGTGGGAAGACAGGGCTTCAGAATTGATACACCCAGAAAGGGGCCAGGTGAAGGCCATGGGTAGAGCTACTGGGGGCCCAGCCCCACTGCCGTGGAGCTGGTAGAGAAAAAGATGGAACCATGACCTGGATGGAGCTGAAGAAGCCCTGGGCATGGAAGTGCGGCAGTGAGTGGGAGAGGCTCTGGAGTGGGGATGTGGTCTAAAAGAGGGAGTCTGCAACCCTTTGACTCTGACCCTCTGGCCCTGTCGCGCAGGACCAGGGGCTGCAGGAGGTTGAGACTCTGCAGCGCAGGCCGGGGCCTGTTGCCTGCACACGGCTCAAGCAGGCGCTGGAAGAGTTGGTGGCAGGGAGCAGGTGAGCTGGGAGCCTCAGCCTCACTGCTGTGGGGCTTCGTGTCAAACTCCAGGGTGAGGGAAACTCGTGGTGGCTGTTTGGAGCCAGGGTGGCTGGAGGCTGCGTTTGCTCCACTCTTCACAGGAGAATAAGGAGATGACGATCCCCATCAAGGGAGCGTCATAGAAACTATTGGGGGTTAGGCCACTCCCCTCCAGTAAACTCCCTTCCAGCTAATCTCCCCTCCTACTTCATGGAGAACATAGAAGCTTCACCTTCCTCCAGCAAGTCTACCACCTTGCCAGCTTCTGCACCCATCTGCTCACCTTCCCTTTTGCTATAGTGGAGGAAGGGTCCCTGCTTCCACAGTCATGGCTGTGATCTTGATTTCATCTCTCATCTACGGAGGAACTAGCTCTGCAATTGTCCACTTTCTCTCCTGCAGCATCAACTGGTCCCTAGTTACCAGGTCATTACTGTAACCATGTAAACTTGTTCTAATGACTTCCATCTTTGACCTTCACTGCCCTGAATTCCATAACCTGCTCCCTGCTCCAAGTActtgggtctttttcttttttctttctttctttctttctttctttctttctttctttctttctttctttcttctttctctttccttctttctttcatgtttatttatttattctgagagagagagagagagcaagagatcATGCGAGtgctctggggaggggcagagagaaagggagagagagagaattccaagtaggctccatgctgtcagcacagagccccacgcagggcttgatcccacaaactgtgagatcatgacctgagccgaaaccaagagttggacgcttaaccgagtcacccaggcaccccataagtgTTTTTCTGATCCTCTTCTCAAAAGAGTTATTAAtccatttattcaataatatttatGGCACTTactatgccagacactgttttagGTGCAGAAATAACAGTgaaaaagcattcttttttttttaagtttatttatttattttgacagagacagagcaagcaaaggaggggcagagaaagtgggggagagagaatcccaagcaggctccacgctgtcagcacagagcccaatgcagggctcaaataacaaactgtgagatcatgacctgatctgaaaccaagagccagacgcttaattgactgagcccccaggtgcccagtGAAAAAGCATTCTTGCCCACAAAAATTCCTGAAACTTATATTCTGGTGGGGGATAGTGTGGAGGTTGGAtagaaataagtaataaacataataaggaagaaatataagAATTATGATAAGGATAGTGTTAGGGAGAAAATAAAGCTAGGAAATATTAGAGGTGTTGCAATTTTAGAAAGGGTGGCAAAGAGGGGCCACTATGAAGTTGATATGAAGAAGTTGAAGGAGCAAGCTGTATCTGTAAGGGTGTTCCAGACAGAAGggatagcatgtgcaaaggcactgtGGTAAATATGCCTGGTGTgtttgaggaggaggaagggaaccAGTGTGACTCTAGCACAGTGAGGAGAGTAGATGAGGCTGCAGTGTGTGTGGGGAAAGGAAGATAATGGTGGGGAGAGGCATGTGGAAACCTCAATTGCCATTGTAATGACTGTCCGTGGCTTCTTCTCTGATTTACTTGAAGAGCCACTGAAGGTTttgaaaggagaagggaagggatgtGCTCTGACTTATCCTTTAAAAAGGTCAGTGGGGAAGGGATGATATAAGAGAGGAAGCAAAGAGATTACTAAATAGGACATTGTAATAATCCAGGTGACCAATATTGATGAATCTAATTTAGGGTGGTTGCAGTGGACATAGAATGACATGAATGGATTCAAGAGCAATTTGTACTTTGAACGTGACAACTCAGGACTTGTGAATAGAAGGTATAGGGGATGAGGAAAAATGTACAAGAAGGAGTCATGAATGACCCTCAAGATCTTGGCTTGCACAACTGTGTAGATGGTGCTATTTACTGAGCTATGGAAAGCAAGAGAAGGAGGAGGTCTGATGGCAGCGAAGGGAATATCAGAAGCTCATTTTGGGGTATGTTAACTTTGAGATTTCTATTAGACTTATAAGCAGATGTGTCTGTTAGGCTGTTAGCTGTATGAGTTGAGGTCTGGGGAGACTTCTAGGCTGGAAATGAAAAACTGGGAGCTGTAAATACATAGATGGAGCTGGATATGACTGTctaggaagcagagaaaagagaaactgagggaagcctgagtggctcagtcggttaagcatccaactttggctcaggtcatgatttcatggttcatgggttccagccctgtgttaggctctgtgctgacagctcagagcctggagcctgtttcggattctgtgactccttctctctctgcccctcccctgctcgttttctgtttccctctctgtctctcaaaaataaataaacgttaaaaatatatatattaaaaaaaaagagagagagaaaccgaggATCTGGAGAGCTCCAGCATGTGGAGGTCGGATGAGAGGAGGACTCAGGCAAGGGACTGCTTGTAGGTGGTCACTTTTCTGTCCCCATATTTCAGCCTCTCAGTGTGAGCAGATGCACTTGACCCCACACTCCTTCTTGAAAGACTCTGCTGTTGACTTCTATGCCTCTGgttttccttctgcttcccttgctgttctttctcttccacttgCTCCTTGTCTCTTCTTGACCTCTACATATTCTAAAGGTTCATGTGATTATGTTCCAGCGCTTTATTCTAAAGCTCTTTTCTCTGTCTACGTTCTCTACATTTGTTCCACAAGAGCTACCACCCTTAATCCAGTTTAATTCCTTGTTTGACTTTCTATATAGTGCCattaaactgtttttcttttcactttactGAAATGATTTTATGACTGAAATTATCCTTTGGCAGGGAAATTTCAATGGAAGATTTGTCTGTGTCATATTTTGCTATGTATAGTTTTGGccagtgtggttttctttttggcTATTATTCTACCAGATCCAATTTCCCTAAATCTCATCTTGTGGACCTAAATCTTATCAAGAAGATttgattcagttttattttatgttggtTATTTCTACCCATAGAAGCCTTGGAGCAAAGAGCAATTACTAAGCCAAAAGTGTAACCTCTGGAAGCAGTATTGGATGAAAAATCCTTGGagtcatttattttctatctttttgaaaatttccataataaaaacttaagaaataacCATAGGTCATAAAGGGCCCAAAATATTATGtctcaaaaatcattttaatttacccagaaaatattttttcagcatCGATTaggtgccagggcctgggggtACAAGTGGTAATCAAAATGAAGTCCCTGCCTTAGGGACtttctattactttttattttgagacacagataAAGCAGAATATGAGAATGGAGAAAGTGGCGGGGGCTGTTTAGAAGGGATGACCAGGGAAGATCTGagaggaggtaacatttgagtAGAGACCTGAATGAAGAAGGGAAGTGAGCCATGCGAAGATCTAGGGACCGAACATTCTAGCAGAGGGAGCAGCTAATACAAAGGCCTCGAGGTGGTGATGGGCTGGGTGTATTCACGGAGGAGCAGAAAGGCCAGTGTGATGTGATGGTTGGATTGTGCATGAGGGGAGAGGAATGTTTGATGAGGATAGGGGAGATAAAGGGAGCCTGATTATGTAGGGCTTTCTTAAAAATGCTGTTGTTTGAGATGAGAAACCTCTAGAGAGGAGTGAAATGGTCTGGAAAAGCATTGAAAATATCTCTCTGGATGCCATATTGAGAATATTCATGGGGAGAGTAGGAAAGGAGCATAGTAAGACCAGCTAGGAAGCTGCTGCAATAGTTCTAGGCTTGGACTAGGATGGtcctggaaaaggagaaaagtggTCAGATGCTGAACATATTTTGAAGATGGAGCCTGAACAATATGCCGGTGGATTGATGTggaataggaaggaaagaaagagtagTGAAGGATGTCTCTGaagttttaaagtaaaacagATTTTGGCAGGggagaggtgtgtgtgggggcggTAATTGGAAATTATGCACTTGGTTTGGGCATGTAATGTTTGAGCTACCATTAGTTAATGTTGGGACTATAAAGCCCATCTGAGCCTTTAGTGTTCATTGGAATCCCTCAGAACCAGCATGCAGATTCTAGCAGCAGGTTTGGGTCAGGGcggagattctgcatttctaactagGTGATACCACTGCTGTTGGTCCTGGGCCAGCTTTGAGTAGCCAGGGCAGTAGATAGTTACATAGTAGTGCCTTCTGGGGCTCCAAAGTGAGGCTGGCCTCTATGCAGTTGGGAGTGGTCCATGTACAGACGCCATCCTTGGCTTAGGAAAGGGACGTCTTTGAGAACATGACTGACAGGAGCTGTGAGGGAGtctgggaggtggtgggaggcCTGCTCTGAGGGAGGTGGTCCTCTAGGGGTCAGCGTTCCCTCCTCTGACTCCCACCTGCCATGCCCGCTCCTGCTCACTGCAGACAGTTTTGCCATGGTGCTGAGCGCAGGACAATGACCCGGCCCAATGCCCTGGATCGATGCCGAAGGAAACTGCTCGTGCACAGCCTGGTACGGTCTGGGGAAGGGGGATCAGGGGTACCTAGCTGGGGCCCTTCACTCATGTTTCTTCCTGCCCTTCCAGAACCTGTTGGCAAAGCAAGGACTGCGGCTTCTACGGGGTCTGAGACAGGGCAACGTGCAAGAGAAGGTGGCCTTGTCCAAGAAGCTCTTGGCCAAACTGCGCTTCCTGGCCCAGGAGGTAACACCTGGCCACCTATTTCCCTACCCTGCACACcctggtggtgatggttgcacaacactggtTGATGCACAGCAATgtactactgaactgtacacttaaaaatgtttgcagAGGTAAGTTTTATGcaatgtgtattttaccacaattaaaaaaaaaacaggaaaaaaaaaagaagtcaggttGGACTTTGAGGTTGCCTGTGGGGCATCCAAGAGAGATATGTCTAGGAGGCAGGTGGCTCTATGGATCTGGGGTTTAAGGGTATGTGTCAGGGCTAAGATGGATGCTTTGTCCATCGGACCAGTGGAAGCTGCAGCACAGGTGGTCTCAGCTCCATCCATGACCCAGTTCTCTGCCCGCAGCCCCAGCCACCCCTCCCAGATGTGCTAGTCTGGATGCTCAGTGGGCGGCGCCGAGTGGCCTGGGCCCGGATCCCTGCCCAGGATGTGCTGTTCTCTGTGGTCGAGGAGGAGCGAGGCCGGGACTGCGGGAAGATCCAGAGTCTGCTGCTCTCGGTGAGGGGTGTGGGTTGCTGGAGACTGGAGTGGGGTGAGGCTCctagggtgggggcagggggcatgaGGTGGAAGGCTGTGGTTCCCATCAGGGTGTCCCCAAACTCtttgttgtatttaaaaaaaacttaaaagtttcttatttaaaacttttttttcaattaaaaaattttaagttataaaatgtcttattttaatttttaaattttttacatttaatatttacttaaagattattattctttttaaaagtatacgtGAACTCTTTTCAATTATCCTAAAAGCCAAAAGGAGATTGTACCTTTACCTAGGTCTACTTTGATGTGAGAAAAACACCAAGTTTTGTCAGCTCTGGGGCTGCACTGGCCCTTTTGCTGACCAGGCTCTGATAGACCGTCAGGTGACCAGAATGGGAGAGTGATGAGTCTGTTCCTTATAAGTACAGCTGGTTTGGGGGCAAAATGCTTCTAATCAAGGTGTCCCTGGAATAGATGCCAGCAAAGGTCCCTAGTACTAAGAAGCAGTGACTGTTGGGGTAGGGAACAGAGCATCTAAATGAGTTGGGGCTCAGAGGACAGAGGGGGTAAGCGTGGGGTGTGGCAGTGAAGAGCTTAGAGTGCATTTTGGGGGAATGGGGTTTGGTATAGGAAGTGACGGTGTTGGGGCCAGAGGACTAGGTTATGGGAGTGTTCAGGGTAATGGGTACTGGATAGACGGCATGGAGTGGGGTGTACGGATAGGGTACAGGGAGTACTCTTTGGCTTCGGCACTGGGAAGTGGTCTAGTGATACAGAGAGTATGGGCACACCCTGGGGGTGCAGGGACAGATCTAGGGGGGTGGTAAGAGGTGGGCCCTAACATGCCACCTCCCTGCAATAGGCACCTGGGGCAGCTCCAGGCGAAGTCTGTGCCAAGCTGGAGCTCTTCCTGTGGCTAGGGCTGGGCAAACAAGCCAAGGCCTGCACCTCAGAGCTCCCCCAGGACCTGCTGCCCGAGCCCTCTGCGGGGCTGCCCCACCACCTGTGCCGGGATGGTGAGTACAGCTCGACACTTGCCTCACGTGTGGGGCTAGATGCTCAGCTGGGGTCTTGGAGGGGTCTGGGGTCAGGGACTCCGGTGGTCCCCTGAACAAACATCTCTTTCTTGCCCCCACCGCAGACTTCAGCTACTTCCAGCTCCGGGCCCACTTGTACCAGGCCCGAGGGGTGTTGGCAGCAGATGACAGTGGGCTTTCGGACCCATTTGCTCGAGTCCTCATCTCTACCCAGTGCCAGACCACACGGGTGAGGGCTACACTGGGATGTTGTGGGAAGCGGGGGGCTCTGGGAGACAGAGTGGGGTGAGGGCTGAGCTTTTCCTCAGGCCCTAAGTCTCTTTTCCTGCTCTGGATTTTCAGGACAGGATACTGGATTGAGCTGCCCTGGTTTAGAGGGTGGTGTAGAACTAGAGGGCCTTCTGGATGAGGAATTGTTTTGAGGGGTTGACTGTAGGATTAGCCCCAAGGGTGGCAGTTTACAGTTAGGGGGACCAGGCTCCAACCCCACTCTGGTGGGCTGTTTCATCTTCACCACACTCTCCCTCCTTTTGTGATAAACAGCTGCTTAAAGTATCACTTCAGGGCAAGAGTGCTCATGTGGGATGTATGTTGGAGATTCCTTTGATGCCTGcctttgactccctctctgcaTGGCCCCCAAGGTCCTGGAGCAGACGCTGAGTCCCCTGTGGGATGAGCTCTTGGTGTTTGATCAGCTGATTGTAGATGGGAGGAGGGAGCATCTGCAGGAGGAGCCTCCATTAGTGGTCGTCAATGTCTTTGACCACAATAAGTTTGTGAGTGTGGCCTGGGCCCCATCTGTGTTCCCACCCCCAAGTGGCCCCCACTCCTCATCTTGATGCTCCCTTCCCCTGGCTCTGGAGCATCTTCTAGTTTTGTCTTAACTGCCCTGCTCTCTGCAGGGCCCCCCTGTGTTCCTGGGAAGGGCACTGGCCACCCCGAGGGTGAAGCTGACAGAGGACCCTTACCAACGCCCTGAGCTACAGTTCTTCCCCCTAAGAAAGGGGCCCCGGGCAGCCGGAGAGCTCATTGCCACCTTTGAACTCATTGAACTGGACTACAGTGGCCGGTTTGAGGTCAGAATACCCTGGCCTAGCCGGCACAGGCTGTGGACTCTTATATTCTATCAGGTTGTCTGCCTCCAGAGAATATGGAACATGTCCTGGGCATGTCCTGGGATTACCCCTCCAAGTATTTTACCCCCAGAAAATGCAGGCTGCAGATCTGTCTTGCAGTCACCTCATTGGACTTCCCAACTTCAGGGAACATTAGAAGTACACATATCGTGGGTTCCTTTTGCCAGGCCTTCCACCCTAGAGACAGACCCTAGGCTGCAGCTTGATCCTCATGCCTCAGACACCCACCTTCCTGTGCATGACTGCTTCCTGAGATATGCCCCTCCTGCCCATCCAGCCTTTTTAGTTCCTCTGGATTTATATTTCACTGGCAGCTCTCAATATCCCTTCCCCAAGCCCACATTTCCCTCCTTTGGCCTGATTCCTCCTTGACCTCTGATCTCTTGCCCCCTGCAGCCCTCAGTGCCCAGTGATGTAGAGCCCCAGGATCTGACACCACTGGCCGAGCCCCTCTCCGGGCGCCTGTCCCTGCCACCTAACGTGCGTCCAGTACTCAGGGAGTTCCGTGTTGAGGTATCGTCAGTCACatatccctcccacccccaccacacacacacacacacacacacacacacacacacacacacacacacctgggtgCCTTCTGTCAAGTGCAGGCCCCTGAATTTCTCACTTCCTGACCCCAGGTGCTGTTCTGGGGTCTGAGGGGTCTCGGCCGTGTGCATCTGTTTGAAGTGGAGCAGCCCCAGGTTGTGCTGGAGGTGGCTGGGCGACGTGTGGAGTCGGAGGTCCTGGCCAGTTACCGTGATAACCCCAATTTCACTGAGCTTGTCAGGCATCTGACAGTGGTGAGGACATGGGCTGGAAGCAAGAAATGCTGGGTTAACAAGTGAAAGGGCAGTGGGATGGTGAATTCCTAGCCAGTCATCTTAGGTTAATCAAGGgatcagcaaatatttttaaatttatttttaaattaatattattattatttttaatttacatccaaattagttaacatatagtataatgataacttcaggaatagaatttagtgattcatcattacatataacacccagtgctcatcccaacaaatgtcctccttaatgtctcttgcccatttagcccatccccccaccccaaacccctccagcagccctcagttcactctctgtatttaagtctcttatggtttgtctcccttcctgtttttatactgtttttgcttcccttcccttatgttcatctattttatatcttaaattccgcATAAGACTGAAtcatatttgtctctctctgactgacttatttcacttattgcTAGAGtgatatactctagttccatccatgttgttgcaaatggcaagattgcattctttttgatttccaagtaatactccattgtatatgtataccacatcttcttcttcttcttttttaatgcttatttttgagagagagagagagagagagagagagagagagagagagagaacatgagtgggagaggggcagagagagagaggaagacacagaatccgaagcaggctccggactccaagctgtcagcccagagcctgatgcagggctcaaactcatgaactgcgagatcatgacctgagccaaagtcggacacttaaccaactgagccacccaggcgccattcatctttattcattcattattcgatggacatttgggctctttccatactttgactattgttgatagtgctactataaacattggggtgcatgtgcccctttgaatcagctcttctgtatcctttggataaatacttagtagtgcaattgctgggtcgtagggtagttctatttttaactttttgaggaacctccatactattttccagaatggctgtaccagtttgcattcccaccagcagtgcaaaagggttcctctttctctgcagccttgtcaacatctgttgttgcctgagctgttaatgttGCCA is a window encoding:
- the LOC125161958 gene encoding fer-1-like protein 4 isoform X6; the encoded protein is MALIVRVRRLTGLPGSHDRQVRLSFRGFTQKTRKIHCGQEADIGELFHWPHYGAPLAAECLSVQVVNCSRVFSPRSLGTLVISLQQLQRTGHLVLREALVDENLRVSPIQVELDLKYQPPEGAAGAWAEEDFGASIQDSSELIIPNVGFQELEPGEARLERQAVALGHRLVRGLAQQDDEDGELELELDLEDEPDVELSGVVFSHLRSRTRGLARGDPFQMSRAQDFQVGVTVLEAQKLVGVNINPYVAVRVGEQRRVTATQRGTNCPFYNEYFLFEFHETRLHLQDLLLEITAFHSQALPFMASQIGTFRMDLGIIFDQPDGHFYQKWAPLHDPRDTRAGTKGFVKVTLSVRARGDLPPPLPAPGPGHSSDIEKNLLLPRGVPAARPWARLRVRVYRAEGLPALRPGLLGSLARALQDQRVLMDPYVRVSFLGQQGETSVRGEAAAPEWNEQLSFVELFPPLTRGLRLQLRDDAPLVDMAVATHVLDLRQISHPGRAAGFNPTFGPAWVPLYGSPPSGGLRDGLQSLNEGLGQGIWFRGRLLVAVSMEVSEGRAEPEPPQAPQGPRLSRLMRKKKKARGGQTPTGIPQHLDASPSGDGPEIPGAMEVEVEDLLPLPENALAPLQDFLLFGVLFEATMIDPALASQPISFEISIGRAGRLEEQLGPRARAGEGAEGKAEEAQPLLETEMGAGLVLEEELGTPAQRPEPMDGNGPYFCLPLRHRKPCVHVWSRWEDHTWRLQSTNCVRKVAERLDQGLQEVETLQRRPGPVACTRLKQALEELVAGSRQFCHGAERRTMTRPNALDRCRRKLLVHSLNLLAKQGLRLLRGLRQGNVQEKVALSKKLLAKLRFLAQEPQPPLPDVLVWMLSGRRRVAWARIPAQDVLFSVVEEERGRDCGKIQSLLLSAPGAAPGEVCAKLELFLWLGLGKQAKACTSELPQDLLPEPSAGLPHHLCRDDFSYFQLRAHLYQARGVLAADDSGLSDPFARVLISTQCQTTRVLEQTLSPLWDELLVFDQLIVDGRREHLQEEPPLVVVNVFDHNKFGPPVFLGRALATPRVKLTEDPYQRPELQFFPLRKGPRAAGELIATFELIELDYSGRFEPSVPSDVEPQDLTPLAEPLSGRLSLPPNVRPVLREFRVEVLFWGLRGLGRVHLFEVEQPQVVLEVAGRRVESEVLASYRDNPNFTELVRHLTVDLPEQPYLQPPLSILVIERRAFGRTVLVGSHVVSHMLRFILRAHEDPPKEEGEEEETVDLVPKGPKGQRSLDPSLAEVRMPRRLLKAPLKKLPLRSLLNQGPELEEDIPDPEELDWWSKYYASLQELQGQTNFDEDEMDDPGESDGVNLISVDGEVQDQGRGEAEVKGSVSQKKAIATLKIYNSTLEEEFNNFEDWLNVFPLYRGQGGQDGDAEEERSGHLVGKFKGSFLIYPESEAVSFSEPQISRGVPQNRPIKLLVRVYVVKATNLAPADPNGRADPYVVVSAGRERQDTKERYIPKQLNPIFGEVLELSISLPAEPELTVAVFDHDLVGSDDLIGETHIDLENRFYSHHRANCGLASQYDTDGYNAWRDALQPSQILAGLCQRCGLPGPEYRAGAVKVGSKVFLTSPETLPPGRGGPKVASEVPEEVQALLVLRRWQEMPELGIQLVPEHVETRPLYHPRSPGLLQGSLHMWIDIFPRDVPAPPPVDIKPRQPIRCFLQPLSRPQESENSLLIPPPAMSSESSSGTQRMWFWMM